The sequence CTGACCACCTTGCTGGCCAGTTTGGGAGAGCGGCGTCGGGAGATGGCCATATTGAGGGCCATGGGGGCCGGGCCCAGACACATCTTCCTGTTGTTGTGGGGAGAGGCGGCGCTGCTGAGCCTGATTGGAACCCTGTTCGGTTATCTGCTGGCTCAATTGAGTGTGCTGGTGCTGGCGCCCTGGGCAAGGAGTCAGTATGGTCTGGAGCTGAGCCTTGGCATGCCCGCAGATTCTGTGCTGTGGATGATGGGGGCGGTGCAGTTGGCCGGTACCCTGGCCGGGATTTTGCCCGCCTGGCGAGCCTACCGCCATACCCTCAGTGATGGCCTGACCCAAAGATTGTAAGGAGAGAAAAATGAAAATGCGATATCTGTTGTTGGCTGTCCTGGCCCTGGTATCCCAGATGGTTAGTGCCGAGGTTAAGGTGTTGGAGTGGGAGGATCTGATCCCCGCCGAGGAGCGAGATAATCCCTTACCTCCACCCTCCAATGCCATTCACCCCATGTTTGCCGATGAGAGTGCTCCCATCGACTGGGTGCAGACCTATGGCGGTGTAGTGGAGGGCCTCAATGGCAAGGAGGTGCGACTGGCCGGGTTTGTGGTTCCCCTGGAAGGGGACGAAAACAAGGTGACCGAGTTCCTTCTGGTTCCCTATTATGGGGCCTGCATCCACGTGCCGCCGCCACCGACCAACCAGATCGTCTATGTGAACTATCCAGAAGGACTGCCTCAGGACATTGTCTGGGACGCGGTATGGGTGACAGGCACCCTCAGTGCGGTGACCTATGATATGGAAACCTTTGCGGCGGGATACTCTCTGAAGGCGACTCTGGCCAACCCCTACGATGAGGGTTAGGCCAGGGTTTTCGGTTCCTCCAGGGGGAGGGCATGACGTTCTTTTCAGGGGCATTTTCGGGTGATGCAGAGGTAAATTCAGTTAAGGGCAATAAGTTAGTTGCCTAAAGTCCGAGGGTGAATATACTCGGCAATTATCTGTTGAATTTTGTATAGGAAGAACATGCCTGAGGCACAATACTGGCCTGAGGTGCTTGTGGCACTTCGGCGCATCATCCGGGCGACCGACCTGCAGTCTAAAAGAATGATCAAAGCCTGCGGGCTGACCATTCCCCAGGTCATGGTACTCAGAGCCATTGATACTCTCGGGGATGTGACGGTGCGCCGTCTGTCGAACGACGTTTCCCTGAGCCCGGCAACGGTCACCACCATCTTGAATCGACTGCAGGATCGTGGGTTGATTGAGCGAGTGCGAAGTCAGACCGATAAGCGTATCGTCAATGCCAGGCTGACCGAGGAGGGGAGCCGGGTGCTGGCGTCGGCGCCACCACTGCTGCATGAGAAGTTCATCGATCGTTTCGAGAACCTCAACGATTGGGAAAAGACCCAGATTCTCTCCTCCATGCAGCGTGTTGCCTATATGATGGATGCAGAAACCCTGGATGCGGCACCTCTGCTGGATATCGCCTCTCCGGATACAGTGAAGTAAACTTGAAACCCCATAAAAGGGCGGCGTAAGCCGCCCTTTTTTGTGCCTGAAGTCAGCATAATCATTTGAGATCAAATGATTGGTTCGTTAACATGTGACGCTGTTGCGTCCCGTCCGTTACAGGAATGTGGTTCGGGGCGTCTGTTGGAACATTCATAATTTCATTTAGGACGCGTTGTAATGAAAACCAAACTGGCCATTGTCATCGGTATGATTTTCTCTGCCGCGGCTGCCGCTCAAACCAGTGAAATCGAGGAGCTCAAGCAGCGAGTCGATGAGCTGGAGAAGCGTCAGCAAGCGGTCGAGCAGGAGAAGGATGAGGGAGGGATCACCTTGGGTGGTGCGGCTCGATTCCAATATAGCTATGAAGATTATAGCGATGACAACAGCGACAGAGGCGGAGACTTCGACTTTGATGTGTTCAGGTTAGATGCCAATGGTAAGATCGGCGACCTGACGCTGTCCGCTCAATACCGTTGGTATCAATACATGGATGTGCTGCACCACGCCTGGGTCGGCTATGATTTCAGCGACACTCAGAGTGGTCAGATCGGTGTCACCCAGGTGCCCTTCGGTATTCTGCCTTACGCTTCTCACAGCTTCTTCTTCAGCTCAAACTTTTACACTGGCCTGGAAGATGACTATGACATGGGCCTGAACTATAAGTTTGAGTCCAAACGAAATCGACTGGATGTGGCGTTCTACAAGAACGATGAGCAGGGCGGCATCGATGGTTATGTGTCTGAGCGCAGCGATCGTTACTCCTATGACGTGCTTGGGGTGCGCCTTGAAGGCGAAGGCACCTACGATGCGCCGAGCCTGGAGGTGGGGGAAACCAACACCTTCAACCTCCGTTACGCCCATACCCTGGAGTTGGACGGCGGCTCGGTAGAGCTGGGCCTGTCCGGTCAGTTTGGTGAGCTGGAAGTGGATGGCAACATGGATGGCGACCACTGGGCTGCAGCGGTTCACGGCGTCATCAACTACGGTGCCTGGAACGTTCAGCTTCAGGCATCCGACTACGAGTACGACATCGATGGCATGGATGTGGAGCAGATGGTGGTTGGTGCTTATGCCTTCTACGACTCCATTCCCGCAGAAGCGATCACCTACACCGCCAACATCGCTTACAGCCTGCCGGTGAAGATGGGCCCGGTCACCAACCTGACCTTCTACAACGATTACTCCCTGATGACCGACAAGCCGGGCGAGTTGGACGACACCTTCATGAACGTCACCGGTATGGCGATCAGTGCCGGTGCCCTCTACACCTACGTGGATTTTGTGGTTGCTGAGAATCAGCCCTTTATCGGCGGCACCCTGGTGGGCAGTGGTGACACCAACAAGCGGGTGAACATCAACTTCGGCTACTACTTCTAAGCCTGAAGTTCACAGCTTCCAGCCCCGCCCATTGGCGGGGCTTTTTTTGTCTGGTGGTTGGTCGCGGGCCAACAAAAAGGGGCGCCGCTGCGCCCCTTGGAACCGGAATGTGAGGTTACCCTCTTGGCTCGGTCTTCATGCCTTTGACCAGACTGACGCACATCATCAGCAGGATAAAGGTGAAGGGCAGGGCGGTGGAGATGGTGCCCGCCTGCAGGGCCTGAATCGCTTCGGTGCCGCCGATCCACAGCAGAGTCGCGGCGATGGCGCCTTCGATGGTGGCCCAGAAGATGCGCTGAGGTACAGGGGCGTCCACCTTACCGCCGGCGGTAATGCTGTCGATCACCAGGGAGCCGGAGTCGGAAGAGGTGATGAAAAACACCATGATCAGCACGATGGAGATTACTGACAGGAAGGTGCTCCAGGGCAGGGCATCATAGGTGTAGAACAGCGCCAGGGTGATGTCCGACAGGCCATTGGTGCCCAGTTCGCCCACCTTGTTGACGATCTGATCGATGGCGATGCCGCCAAATACCGACATCCAGATGATGCACACCGCTGTGGGGATAAACATCACTGCAATCAGGAACTCACGCACGGTGCGGCCTTTGGACACCCGGGCGATGAACATGCCAACAAAAGGAGACCAGGAGATCCACCAGGCCCAGTAGAACACGGTCCAGCCGTGCATCCAGGCTTCATCTTCCCGACCATGGGGGTTGCTCAGGGGCAGCAGGTTCTCGGCGTAGCCCAGCAGGGTTTGCCCCAGATTGCCGAAGGCGACGGCGGCGCCCACCAGGGTCACAAACACCAGCAGGGCCAGAGCCACCAGCATGTTGACGTTACTCAGTACCTTGACGCCGCCTTCGATGCCCCGGACCACGGAGACCACCGCCAGACCGGTGACAAAGGCGATGACGCCAACCTGCATGCCGATGCCGCCTTCGGTGCCAAACACATGATTGATGCCGCTGGTGGCCTGTTGGGCACCCAGGCCCAGGGAGGTCGCCAGGCCAAACAGGGTCGCCAGCACCGCCATGATGTCGATGATGTGGCCAAACCAGCCCCAGGTCTTGTCCCCCAGGATGGGGTAGAAGATGGAGCGGATCGACAGGGGCAGCCCCTTGTTGAAGGCGAAGAAGGCCAGGGACAGGGCGACCACGGCGTACATCGCCCAGGGGTGCAGGCCCCAGTGGAAAATGGTGGCGCCCATGGCGACTTTGACCGCTTCCGGAGAGTTGGCTTCCACGCCCAGTGGCGTCTCATACCAGCCGGTGAAGTAGGCAACGGGCTCGGCAACGCCCCAGAACATCAGGCCGATGCCCATGCCGGCGGCAAACAGCATCGCCATCCAGGACAGGTTGGAGTGTTCGGGACGGGCGTCGGCACCGCCAAGGCGGATGCGGCCGTAGGGGCTGACCACCAGCCATAAACAGAAAATCAGGAACAGGTTAGCCGACCACATAAAGAGGGCGTCGAAGTTGTTTATGATTTTCCACTTGATGCCGTCGAGGGCGGCTTTGGCGGTGGCGGCATCGCTGATCAGGATGGCTGCCAGGAAAAGAAGAATCAGGCCGGCACTGATGCCGAATACAGGGTTATGGACATCAAACCCCCACTTCTGAATGTTGTCTTGACCAACGGTATAGTCAGTATTATCGATACTGTACTTATCTATGGGGTTACTCATTAATCCTCTCAAAAAGATTTGTTCTCAAATCTACTTTTCGTTGTTATTCGTCTTAATGCGGGACGAATGCTAACAAATTGTTTAGGTAGAACTCAAATTAATGCCAGGGTGTCGTCGAGACCTTTAGTTGGTGGGTTGTTAGTTATATTTAATTAAAACATATGGTTATCGTGATGTGCGGGCGTATTTAATTGGTTGCTGCTCATACTAGATTATCCAGGTGTGCGCTTTGGGCTTGAATATTATTTAATCAGTTGAAGGAGGCTGCCGTTAGCCAAAGTCGATGCCAATATTACAGCTCGAATAAATGGGCTGAGCAGAAGATGGTTAAGGTTTGATTTGAGAGACTGCGGACAATTGCTGTGCAACTTCCAGCCTATGGCAGTGCTTTACTATAGCGGTGAGTAAACTTCTGACACTCCAAAGCCAACCTGAGCGGCCTTGGATAAATCGCAGTTGGCAAAAATGAGGCTGTGCTGACGCCGAGTCACCACCTTTGGCCGGTGTAATCCAGCAGCCGCACTTCTCTCTTGCCCAGATCAAACGCGGCGGTCAGGCTGCCACTTTTACCTATGGCCCGCTGGGAGGGCAGGTGCAGATAGAGGGGAATTTGAGTGTGACTGAGGGTCACGGGTTGCCAAAGGCCGCTCTCGCTTTCGGTCAGCACCTCGAGGAACACAGTAACAATCAGGGCATCACTGTTGTTGCCCCCCATGCCGTACCCCAGCCTGTGAAGGGGGTAGAAGGGATTATCCAGGTCATAGCGACTGCCGGAGGGCACCGTCATTCTGAATCTGTAGCTGAGATAGGAGGCGGCACGCTCCGGGTAGGTCAGCTCCAGAGGCTCCTGATGATAGGGACTGTTCCGGTCGAAAAATGGGGTAGTCTGTTTGCGGCGGCTGTCATTGGAGGCGGCGTCGAAGCACAGTGGTCGCTCCCCCTCTTTCGCAAGGTAACGGTAGACCAGGCAGCTCAACTCACCGCCGAGTTGCCGCAGGCCCCGCTCCAGGTTGGGGTCCCGGCTGAGATCTCGTACCAACTGCCGCTGCTCACCGCTGGTGTTGAGGGCCATCAACCCCTGAAGGACACGCTGGTTTTCGGCGGTGGGTGGGTACCAGTGGTTGCCGGAAATGGCGTACTCGAAGGAGCGAATGTGGTCTACCTGGAAATAGAACTTGGGGTAGGCGTGCCTGGCCCAGGCAGGAAGAGAGGCGGCCAGTATCATCATCAGCAGTGCAATTCTCATGGTATCCCTCCGAGAGACGCTGGATAAATCATACTCAATTCACGGCCTGACTGTTAAGCTTTCTAATTGAAAATCAACAGAATTGTTGAGTCTTAATTGGAGTTGCAAGCAAAGCTGTGAGCCGAAGCGCAATTCTGTCCAAGCGCTAGGAAGAGCCCAGGCCTACCCTGAAGCAGTTGGGTTATGAGAATCGAGGACATATGAAAACCATAGGCATCATTGGCGGCATGAGCTGGGAGTCCAGCGTCAGTTATTACCAGTTGATCAACCGCGGGGTCGCCGCCGCCCAGGGAGGGCTGCACAGCGCCAAACTGGTGCTCTACAGTGTGGATTTTGCGGAGATTGAAGCTCTGCAGAGCAGTGGCGACTGGCAAAGGTCGGGAGAGCTTTTGGCGCAGGCGGCCAGGGCCCTGCAGTCTGCCGGCGCCGATTTTGTGGTGATCGCCACCAATACCATGCACAAGGTGGCGGATCAGGTGATGGAGGCGGTGGCGATCCCTTTGCTGCACATCGCCGACGCCACCGCCGATGCCCTGCTGGATGCCGGCATAGACTGCGTCGGCTTGTTGGGGACGCGCTTCACCATGGAGCAGGCATTCTACCGCGAGCGCCTGGAAGCCAGAGGTATCCGGGTGTTGGTGCCCGGAGAGGCCGGACGGGCCATGGTGGATAGGGTGATCTACCAGGAGTTGTGTCGTGGAAAAGTGGAGCCTCAGTCCCGTCGGGATTACCTGGAGGTGATCGACCAGTTGGCGTCAGAGGGGGCTCAGGGGGTGATCCTGGGGTGCACCGAGATTGGCCTGCTGGTGGGCGAGGGGGACACCGGGGTTCCCCTGTTCGATACCACGGAGATACACGCCAAAGCGGCAGTTGCCAACGCGCTGGAATCATGAGAAAAAGATAGGTTCCCGCTGGAATTCAACAACATAAAACAGGGAGACACCATGATCATTCGCGCCCCCCGCCCCGAAGATGCCGCCGACATTACCCAGACCATGGCGCAGCCGATCTGTTATGGCAATACCCTGCAGATGCCCCATCCCACGGAGCAGATGTGGCGTGAACGGCTGGCCAACAAACCGGATAATTTGCATGTGCTGGTGGTCGAGGTGGAGGGCAGGGTGGTGGCCAATGGTGGACTGGAGCTGATGGCGTCACCCAGGCGACGGCATGTCGCCAACATGGGCATGGCGGTGCACCCTGAATTCCATGCCCGGGGCGTGGGATCGGCGCTGCTGGCGGCGCTGCTGGAGCTGGCGGACAACTGGCTGGCGTTAAGGCGCATCGAACTTGAGGTGTACAGCGACAATGAGGCGGCCCTGGGGCTTTATCGTAAGCACGGCTTCGAGGTGGAGGGGACCGCCCGGGACTATGCCTTCCGGGACGGTCGCTACGTGGATGCTCTGCTGATGGCCCGGATCCGGACACCGGACAGCTAGGGCAGGATCAGGGTCACCGATGGCTGGGCCCGGTTGAGCTGCCAACTTTGAGTCTGACGAAAGTCCTGAAGATTCAGGGTATTCACCTGGCTGGGCTCCACCTCCTGCAACAGGGTCAGGGTGATGGTCAGAGGCTGTCCCCGGTATTCGCCGATGGGCAGTTCCTGGTAGATAAGGAGGTCTTTCACTGTGGGATCGATGCCAACCCAGTTGGGCTGCAGTTGCAGCCCGGTATCGGTCTCCAGCCTGAAGTGTTGGTTCAGATACGCTTCAAGCTGCATCTCTGCGTCGGCGAACCCCTGACTGGCGGGCAGCTCCAGGGCTCGCCCCATGTCCCGGGCGCTGTAACGGTGGATGATCTCCAGGGACTGACCATTGCGACTCAGGGCAATTTCAGTCAGGCCAAAGTGATAATTATGGGCCCAGGCACCGCCGCACAGCAGTGCCAGGACCAGAAGCCAGAGTCTCATTGGTTCTCCTTTGCGTCCTCCTTCAGAGGTTCGGCGTACTTCTGCATCATGTTCTTCTTCTTTTTCTCCTTAAACAGCTCCAGCCTGGAGGGCAGGATCTGTCTCGGGTAGTGGTTGTTGTCCACATTGGTGTCGGCGGTCTGCCAGTGGGGGTCCACCACCACAGAGATGAGTCTTTTCTCCATGGGACGTACCAGCATCTTGGTCACTTTCTTGGC is a genomic window of Ferrimonas sp. YFM containing:
- a CDS encoding MarR family transcriptional regulator; the protein is MPEAQYWPEVLVALRRIIRATDLQSKRMIKACGLTIPQVMVLRAIDTLGDVTVRRLSNDVSLSPATVTTILNRLQDRGLIERVRSQTDKRIVNARLTEEGSRVLASAPPLLHEKFIDRFENLNDWEKTQILSSMQRVAYMMDAETLDAAPLLDIASPDTVK
- a CDS encoding aspartate/glutamate racemase family protein, whose product is MKTIGIIGGMSWESSVSYYQLINRGVAAAQGGLHSAKLVLYSVDFAEIEALQSSGDWQRSGELLAQAARALQSAGADFVVIATNTMHKVADQVMEAVAIPLLHIADATADALLDAGIDCVGLLGTRFTMEQAFYRERLEARGIRVLVPGEAGRAMVDRVIYQELCRGKVEPQSRRDYLEVIDQLASEGAQGVILGCTEIGLLVGEGDTGVPLFDTTEIHAKAAVANALES
- a CDS encoding DUF6702 family protein, yielding MRLWLLVLALLCGGAWAHNYHFGLTEIALSRNGQSLEIIHRYSARDMGRALELPASQGFADAEMQLEAYLNQHFRLETDTGLQLQPNWVGIDPTVKDLLIYQELPIGEYRGQPLTITLTLLQEVEPSQVNTLNLQDFRQTQSWQLNRAQPSVTLILP
- a CDS encoding BCCT family transporter → MSNPIDKYSIDNTDYTVGQDNIQKWGFDVHNPVFGISAGLILLFLAAILISDAATAKAALDGIKWKIINNFDALFMWSANLFLIFCLWLVVSPYGRIRLGGADARPEHSNLSWMAMLFAAGMGIGLMFWGVAEPVAYFTGWYETPLGVEANSPEAVKVAMGATIFHWGLHPWAMYAVVALSLAFFAFNKGLPLSIRSIFYPILGDKTWGWFGHIIDIMAVLATLFGLATSLGLGAQQATSGINHVFGTEGGIGMQVGVIAFVTGLAVVSVVRGIEGGVKVLSNVNMLVALALLVFVTLVGAAVAFGNLGQTLLGYAENLLPLSNPHGREDEAWMHGWTVFYWAWWISWSPFVGMFIARVSKGRTVREFLIAVMFIPTAVCIIWMSVFGGIAIDQIVNKVGELGTNGLSDITLALFYTYDALPWSTFLSVISIVLIMVFFITSSDSGSLVIDSITAGGKVDAPVPQRIFWATIEGAIAATLLWIGGTEAIQALQAGTISTALPFTFILLMMCVSLVKGMKTEPRG
- a CDS encoding GNAT family N-acetyltransferase — protein: MIIRAPRPEDAADITQTMAQPICYGNTLQMPHPTEQMWRERLANKPDNLHVLVVEVEGRVVANGGLELMASPRRRHVANMGMAVHPEFHARGVGSALLAALLELADNWLALRRIELEVYSDNEAALGLYRKHGFEVEGTARDYAFRDGRYVDALLMARIRTPDS
- a CDS encoding carbohydrate porin, which gives rise to MKTKLAIVIGMIFSAAAAAQTSEIEELKQRVDELEKRQQAVEQEKDEGGITLGGAARFQYSYEDYSDDNSDRGGDFDFDVFRLDANGKIGDLTLSAQYRWYQYMDVLHHAWVGYDFSDTQSGQIGVTQVPFGILPYASHSFFFSSNFYTGLEDDYDMGLNYKFESKRNRLDVAFYKNDEQGGIDGYVSERSDRYSYDVLGVRLEGEGTYDAPSLEVGETNTFNLRYAHTLELDGGSVELGLSGQFGELEVDGNMDGDHWAAAVHGVINYGAWNVQLQASDYEYDIDGMDVEQMVVGAYAFYDSIPAEAITYTANIAYSLPVKMGPVTNLTFYNDYSLMTDKPGELDDTFMNVTGMAISAGALYTYVDFVVAENQPFIGGTLVGSGDTNKRVNINFGYYF
- a CDS encoding DUF3299 domain-containing protein, with translation MKMRYLLLAVLALVSQMVSAEVKVLEWEDLIPAEERDNPLPPPSNAIHPMFADESAPIDWVQTYGGVVEGLNGKEVRLAGFVVPLEGDENKVTEFLLVPYYGACIHVPPPPTNQIVYVNYPEGLPQDIVWDAVWVTGTLSAVTYDMETFAAGYSLKATLANPYDEG